The genomic DNA AGAACAGAAACAGTTTGAAGCATGGGAAAATAATGAAATGCTGGGACATATGACTTATACATGGATAGGGGATGATAAATTCATTATAGACCATACTGTGGTAGAAATTCCGGCGGAAGGAAAAGGTGTAGGAAAGAGTCTGGTGATGGCAGGTGTTGATTTTGCCAGAAAGAATAATCTGAAAATATTGCCTTTGTGCCCGTTTGCAAAACTAATATTTGACAAAAACAATGATATTCACGATGTTTTAATGAAATA from Sebaldella termitidis ATCC 33386 includes the following:
- a CDS encoding GNAT family N-acetyltransferase, with protein sequence MEIIHKKEQKQFEAWENNEMLGHMTYTWIGDDKFIIDHTVVEIPAEGKGVGKSLVMAGVDFARKNNLKILPLCPFAKLIFDKNNDIHDVLMK